The genomic stretch CAAAAAAGAATCTCAGAGACTATGGCTCGTGGGCTCTGATCACCGGAGCCACAGACGGCATTGGCAAAGCCTTTGCTCACCGGCTAGCTCAAAGGGATCTAAACCTAATATTAGTCGGTAGAAACCCCACCAAGCTCGAAACAGTCTCGAGGGAAATCCAAGCAGAGCATCCAGGCACCAAGATCAAGActgtggtgtttgatttttcaagcGAAGCCTCAGCCGGTGTCCGGTCGATAATAGAGAAGGCCACGGAGGGGCTAGATGTTGGTTTGCTGATAAATAACTTGGGAATCACGTACCCTGCAGCCAGTTTCTTCCACGAGGTTGATGAGAAAGTTTGGATGGATATTGTTCGAGTAAATCTGGTGGGCTCGAGTAGGGTTACTCAAGCAGTTTTGGCAGGGATGATCGAGAGGAAAAGAGGTGCCATTATTAATATCGGCTCTGGAGCTGCTAGTGCCATGCCCTCACATCCTCTCTTCACAATCTACGCTGCTACTAAAGCGTGAGCATACATGCCATAAGCATCGATAATTaatccctttttcttttaaacacaAGGTTTTACAAGACAGAATAGAAAGAATTAAACTTTGTGTTTAAAATCAAATGGGTTTCCAATAtccttggtatttttttattttttcctcacGTGGATTTACTTGctcaaatcaaatgaaatatgATTATATATACCAAGTAATTATATCTGCCTTGTCAAACTTTGTGTTTAAATCAAATGGGTTTCCAATAtccttggtattttttttattttcttctcgcGTGGATTTACTTGCTTAAATCAAATGAAGTATGATTATATATaccaattaattatatttatagcaAGTTTATAATGTCtagtttattatttaatttcaaaatgtacaatgtaattatttttattggaaaaaatatgTCTATATAATTAGTCACGTCGTAAATTAATTCCAGAAATATTCTAATTTAAGCagttatgatataaaaaatatattaataatgaaaatCCTAGTCAAATAGATAGATGTTTTTATGGATAAAGAAATTAGATTTATTAGAATTTAATTGGCCGttcaattattaataaataatgacCTAACTAATGTTTTTTGAGCTGCTGAGTCCTTGCAGTTACATTGACCAATTATCAAGATGTTTGTACGTGGAATACAAACGCTGTGGAATTCATGTACAGTGTCAGGTATTATAGCTTCCATCTCTGTGCATCGCCATAACTTTTTATTACCATATTTGTCTTCCTGGTAAATCAAGGTATATAAAGTGTAATAACTACATTACATTTTCTGAGTGAAGAAATTAAATGTCACTCCAACTACTAAGATACTCGTTTTGatattgtaatagtttttttaaaaaatatatattaaattatttctcgtgtaaaaaaattaaattaatatgggTACTGATACCTTCATCTTAACTTCATCAAGAACATTTGTTTTATCACATATTGACGGTGGGAtacgaaaaaagaagaaggtaaTATTCATGATGAACATACCTGATGTAATCAAGGCTCCCTGCACAGGTACCGCTATATGTTGCAACAAAAATGACTGCAAGAGTAGCTTCGATTCAGAAATCATCCTTGTTCATACCATCACCAGAAGCTTACGCCGAGGCTGCGATTGGTCGAGTAGGCTACGAAGCACGGTGTGCTCCCTACTGGGCTCACTCGTTTCAATGGTGGCTGGCTTGCTTGCTTCCCGAGCGCGTTCTTGATGCCTGGCGTCTCTCTGTCGGTATCCACCGAAGAGGAAACGAGTTCGACGAAATCTGTAGCTAGTCTATCCTTGATGGGGTTTTGGGGTTTTTACGCTGTTTTCAATACTTCTCTTATTCatgtttctttttcaattatGCATGCTTTCAGAAATCATtagatttatttctaaaatcccATATATATCAGCAAGTTAACAGTCAATTCAACCTCTGTTATcgattttggggtcaattaatCGAACTGAATGAAGGGGGTGAGAAGAATTTTCTGCACAAGCAGAGGGGGAAATTAAGGTGTCTTTTCCAACTTCGCGGTGTTTTTGGAGGTGTGGGGCagaatgtgtttttatttttaaccgaataaattaaaattatatcaatttaataactcAATGTGCGTCAAAGGCAGAATacatggtatatatatatagtttgtgtTATACGAAGGGACTGCTTTTCCTCTCTTTAATCTCCCGAGTTGTTCTTGAATATATTTACTCCTCGACAATGGGACGACCTATGATAGGTACTTCCTCAAGATCAGGAAGATTAATTCACCATAaatgtagttaaaaaaaaaaaaaaacagcccaaAATTTATTCATGACAGACTGTATCCCAGGTTTTCAGAATTGACATGTCATTGTCACAGAGGCGCGCCGGCCAGACGAGCATCGAAGAACCAAAAAGAGGAGGAACAGGAGGCAAGAATCTTAAACAAGGCCTTTGGCAAGAATCTTGAACAAGAAGGCCCTCGGCAGTTGTCACAACGAAGCCATGTTGTGAAGAAACGTCACCATAAGTAGTTAATGGGGCGGTTTTCATCTCATCTACTTCACCACACTCCGTTCAGCCACCCTTCGCTTTCTCCATCAAATTGTAGTTAACTCCCCCGTTCTTCTCTCTGTTCTCGCCTAACTTTTCTTCCACCAGTCGATTTTTCATCTCACGCGCGCACACGCGCACCCTGTTTTCCTTGTTAGCTCCGCTTTTTATAAATCCAAAAATTCTGCAGTGTTAACATTAACAGAAGCTTCCCTACCTTTCTTTCTCCCCTTCTTTCTTTATAGCATTCTATTATACAAGTCTTCATCAAATCCCACGTCTCGGATCCAAAAGCATAACTAGAGAATGGGTCTCCGTTTCATTGACCAGCTCAAAGATCAGCCTTTATGGCTTCTTCTGCTCTTCACTTTGGGTTCTCTTTCACTTTTGAAATTCCTTTCCGCTACTCTCAAATGGGTCTACGTTAGTTTCCTCAGACCTGCCAAGAATCTCAAGAAATACGGGTCATGGGCTCTCGTTACTGGGCCCACTGACGGTATTGGCAAGGGGTTCGCTTTCCAATTGGCTCGGAAGGGTCTCAATCTAGTCTTGGTGGGCAGGAATCCTGATAAACTCAAAGACGTGTCAGGTTCTATTCAATCCAAATACAGCAACGTTCAAATCAAGAACGTTGTTGTTGATTTCAGTGGCGATATTGACGAGGGTGTTCAGAAGATCAAGGAGACTATTGAAGGATTGGATGTTGGTGTCTTGATTAATAATGTTGGGGTTTCTTATCCTTATGCGAGGTTCTTTCATGAGGTTGATGAGGGGTTGTTGAAGAATTTGATTAAAGTGAACGTGGAAGGCACTACCAAAGTTACCCAAGCTGTTTTGCACGGgatgttgaagaagaagaagggtgcTATTGTTAATATTGGTTCTGGTGCTGCCATTGTTATTCCTTCTGATCCTCTTTATGCTGTTTATGCTGCTACTAAAGCGTAagcctctcttcttctttttcgtcGTGATTTATTTACAAGGATCTAATTTGTGGAGATTCGGAGCAGGTTGCTatgagttttgatttatttaatctgTGTAATGTTATCAGGTACATCGATCAATTCTCAAGATGCCTTTACGTTGAATACAAGAACAGTGGGATTGATGTGCAGTGTCAGGTACTGTGCTTCTCCATGCTACAATGCTCTGCTGCTCTCAAAACTTATCCTGATCTGTCATCTGTATGTAATAGATTTAGTTTACGTTGATGTTCTGGTCAATCTGTGATTATGTCTAAATGAATGTGCTTATGTGATCGCATCTGAAATCTGGAATATAAATGGTGACGAAATTTCTTTCTGCTTCGTTTTCTGCTCTTTGGTGAGGGCATTGAAGAAAAACCATCTTTATCTCCTTTTCGCCTTATAAAGTAATTAGGAACCCTAAAACATGGATTGATCGATAAGGGATAGCTACGTGTCAAGTGCTATAAGCTACAAGCTAGCGTTaggaaataatttatgatttgtcTGCCGTTACCCCCAgcaaatgtttttcaataacAGAGGACACACTACATATTTTCGACTATAATTAGCTTATTAGAAATCTTGATATGGTGTGTTTTATTACTTTTGTTGCAACCGGAATATCAAGCAGCTTTAAAAATCATCAAGGGAACTagctcttattattattattattattattattattattattattattttatttacaggaaaaaaaaaatttaataaattattatatagtattatgatcactaaaaattttaataaattaataaagattttatGATGTGAAACTAGTTatgtaaaaagtaaaataatatcaCCTTTTAAATATTCTGCTTGAGATAAGttgtattgttaattttatcttaaattaccaaaaatttattggtttatgttaTAATAATTTGATTGTAATATTCCTAACTTTGAAGTCAGTGAATATTTAATTACGGATACTTCAAACTCTAGTGTTAATAAATATTACatagtaaaaaaacatatgatattcctgactctgacgtTAGTAAATAAAcaggtaaaataattttaatcaatgcatgtttattttttatttatttatttatttatttgagatagATTTGACCCAGCTTATACAGACTAGACTAGACCCAACTGGTCTAGCCTGGTCACTTGCCTAAGCCAATGACCCGGCTGGGTAGGGAACACGCGTGAAAAGCTTCACGCACGCTCAGCACGGTGGGAGTG from Populus alba chromosome 8, ASM523922v2, whole genome shotgun sequence encodes the following:
- the LOC118053731 gene encoding very-long-chain 3-oxoacyl-CoA reductase-like protein At1g24470 isoform X1 — encoded protein: MVSACINHLLSQPMWLVLVSSLGLLSFLKTSTSLLKWVYATFLRPKKNLRDYGSWALITGATDGIGKAFAHRLAQRDLNLILVGRNPTKLETVSREIQAEHPGTKIKTVVFDFSSEASAGVRSIIEKATEGLDVGLLINNLGITYPAASFFHEVDEKVWMDIVRVNLVGSSRVTQAVLAGMIERKRGAIINIGSGAASAMPSHPLFTIYAATKAYIDQLSRCLYVEYKRCGIHVQCQVPLYVATKMTARVASIQKSSLFIPSPEAYAEAAIGRVGYEARCAPYWAHSFQWWLACLLPERVLDAWRLSVGIHRRGNEFDEICS
- the LOC118053739 gene encoding very-long-chain 3-oxoacyl-CoA reductase 1, with product MGLRFIDQLKDQPLWLLLLFTLGSLSLLKFLSATLKWVYVSFLRPAKNLKKYGSWALVTGPTDGIGKGFAFQLARKGLNLVLVGRNPDKLKDVSGSIQSKYSNVQIKNVVVDFSGDIDEGVQKIKETIEGLDVGVLINNVGVSYPYARFFHEVDEGLLKNLIKVNVEGTTKVTQAVLHGMLKKKKGAIVNIGSGAAIVIPSDPLYAVYAATKAYIDQFSRCLYVEYKNSGIDVQCQVPLYVATKMASIRRSSFWVPSSDGYARAGLRAIGYEPRCTPYWPHSLLWGLIQLLPESIVDFWRLSFCLAIRKKGQLKDSRKME
- the LOC118053731 gene encoding very-long-chain 3-oxoacyl-CoA reductase 1 isoform X2: MVSACINHLLSQPMWLVLVSSLGLLSFLKTSTSLLKWVYATFLRPKKNLRDYGSWALITGATDGIGKAFAHRLAQRDLNLILVGRNPTKLETVSREIQAEHPGTKIKTVVFDFSSEASAGVRSIIEKATEGLDVGLLINNLGITYPAASFFHEVDEKVWMDIVRVNLVGSSRVTQAVLAGMIERKRGAIINIGSGAASAMPSHPLFTIYAATKAYIDQLSRCLYVEYKRCGIHVQCQAPCTGTAICCNKNDCKSSFDSEIILVHTITRSLRRGCDWSSRLRSTVCSLLGSLVSMVAGLLASRARS